From a region of the Myroides sp. JBRI-B21084 genome:
- a CDS encoding outer membrane beta-barrel protein — MKLMKKNSNLHVILGCFTTLLITNTTLAQEWSIEGGAHFINQRKENAFPISGKSEGFSVGIGYSKYLNTNWSLNTGISYFNSKINFAASNINGTYNETDMENDSFEFRYNVESFEEKIQCSSFRIPLTLQYETLGIVRWYMRTGVVYDISIGNSKYNQNWGNIKTSGYYPQWDAELHGPNYVGFGNMGNLHHEGNFKLQNNFSWLVETGVKQQLRAVDDIYLGLFFELGLNNIRPKTDATEKAIVYTKNIQEPLVYNSVLNQEIYKDKKLALYTIGFKIRYAIDF; from the coding sequence ATGAAACTAATGAAAAAAAACAGTAATTTACATGTAATTTTAGGTTGTTTTACAACATTACTTATAACAAATACTACGCTAGCTCAGGAGTGGAGCATTGAAGGCGGCGCACATTTTATAAATCAACGAAAAGAAAATGCATTTCCAATATCAGGTAAGTCTGAAGGATTTTCTGTTGGAATTGGGTACAGTAAATATCTAAATACAAATTGGAGTTTAAATACAGGAATATCTTATTTTAACAGCAAAATAAATTTTGCAGCTTCAAATATTAATGGAACTTACAATGAAACAGATATGGAAAATGATTCTTTTGAATTTCGTTATAATGTAGAATCTTTTGAAGAAAAGATACAATGTAGTAGTTTTCGTATTCCACTTACTTTACAATACGAAACTTTAGGAATTGTTCGTTGGTATATGCGTACTGGGGTTGTTTACGATATTTCTATTGGGAATTCAAAATACAATCAAAATTGGGGAAACATTAAAACTTCGGGGTATTATCCACAATGGGATGCAGAGTTACATGGACCTAATTATGTAGGATTCGGTAACATGGGTAACCTACACCATGAAGGAAATTTTAAACTTCAAAATAATTTTTCATGGTTAGTTGAAACTGGTGTAAAACAACAATTACGAGCTGTAGATGACATTTATCTTGGTTTATTTTTTGAGTTGGGCTTAAATAATATTCGTCCAAAAACGGATGCAACTGAAAAAGCAATTGTTTACACCAAAAATATACAAGAGCCTTTAGTTTATAACTCTGTCTTAAACCAAGAAATATATAAAGATAAAAAATTGGCTTTATATACAATTGGCTTTAAAATAAGATATGCTATTGATTTTTAA